Proteins encoded within one genomic window of Mesobacillus subterraneus:
- the comGD gene encoding competence type IV pilus minor pilin ComGD: MNNSDGFTLVEMLIVLSAFLMLTLTSTFLFSPQKDMLEKDLFFSQLRTDLLYSQQYAISHQETITVHIMPENNYYYIRGTDYAAPYLSQRHYSSRIKLKKGTMNLVFHYMPDGNIDSFGSLYVTAGSKKYKLMIQIGKGRFYVLEE; this comes from the coding sequence ATGAACAACTCTGACGGTTTTACATTGGTCGAAATGCTGATTGTACTTTCAGCCTTCCTGATGCTTACCCTCACATCAACCTTCCTGTTTTCACCCCAAAAGGACATGCTTGAAAAGGATCTTTTCTTTTCGCAATTAAGAACCGACCTTCTATACAGCCAGCAATATGCGATCTCCCATCAAGAAACAATTACTGTCCATATCATGCCGGAAAATAATTATTACTATATCCGCGGAACCGATTATGCTGCACCGTATTTGTCCCAGAGACATTATTCTTCAAGAATCAAGCTGAAAAAAGGGACGATGAATCTGGTATTTCACTACATGCCTGATGGGAATATCGATAGCTTCGGGTCTTTATATGTCACAGCCGGTTCGAAGAAATACAAGTTAATGATCCAAATTGGAAAGGGAAGGTTCTATGTTTTGGAGGAATGA
- a CDS encoding YqhG family protein, whose amino-acid sequence MQQQEIHNFLERYFTANNCELMENDKGYMTVQLTVDLDKELMNRPFYWHYLEKTGGVPNPMKLTFITNKQKAPDDIKGEVIHFGSPRLHQIFASTKNLARFIRLYQSNQFPTQTPLIPWIGLNVKISYQCDRKRDVFHSIGLQLINGMMVEDFHDKILKLPLNSKIPDYAYTLSPLIRPKSGVNRIQSFLTTRVEQEDHTWAEEARKRWQKDLELLHHFYEDEDEETDSFNTEKAALQEQYEPKVNIAIVNGGLFYLTENAI is encoded by the coding sequence ATGCAGCAACAGGAAATCCATAATTTTCTCGAGAGATATTTTACAGCTAATAACTGTGAATTAATGGAGAATGACAAGGGGTATATGACAGTCCAGTTAACTGTTGATCTCGATAAGGAATTGATGAACCGCCCGTTTTACTGGCATTACCTCGAGAAAACAGGCGGTGTTCCTAATCCAATGAAGCTGACCTTCATTACCAATAAACAGAAAGCACCAGATGATATCAAAGGTGAGGTCATCCATTTCGGGTCTCCTCGCCTTCATCAGATTTTTGCATCGACAAAAAATCTTGCCAGGTTTATCCGATTGTATCAAAGCAACCAATTTCCTACTCAAACACCGCTTATTCCCTGGATAGGGTTGAATGTGAAAATATCGTATCAATGTGACAGGAAGCGGGATGTATTCCATTCGATTGGTCTGCAGCTGATCAACGGAATGATGGTAGAAGACTTTCATGACAAAATATTGAAGCTGCCGTTGAATTCAAAGATTCCGGATTATGCCTATACACTTTCTCCATTAATAAGGCCAAAAAGTGGTGTAAACAGAATCCAGTCTTTTTTGACAACAAGGGTAGAACAAGAGGATCATACCTGGGCTGAAGAGGCAAGAAAACGCTGGCAGAAGGACCTGGAATTGCTTCATCACTTTTATGAGGACGAGGATGAAGAAACTGATAGTTTTAACACCGAAAAAGCCGCCTTACAAGAGCAATATGAACCTAAGGTCAATATCGCAATCGTCAACGGCGGATTATTTTATTTAACCGAAAATGCTATATGA
- a CDS encoding SAM-dependent methyltransferase: MEIPLAYEPFIKSISENLTKGLVLTVDYGYTKEEWMNPSRRPWELKGILSASDAS; this comes from the coding sequence ATGGAGATTCCGCTTGCTTATGAACCGTTCATTAAATCTATCTCCGAAAACTTAACAAAAGGCCTCGTGTTGACTGTCGATTACGGATACACGAAAGAAGAATGGATGAACCCATCGAGGAGGCCGTGGGAGCTTAAGGGGATATTATCAGCATCAGATGCATCATGA
- the comGF gene encoding competence type IV pilus minor pilin ComGF: MIYYRSNMKNVLPQSEKGFTMVEMLLSVLLFLLIVSMLPLGMKIILDNRVADTAVRKMEWEVFSSQVKKEIRSAQQLTVQSDKLLMKVDGQFILYEKYASSMRRRVNYQGHEILVQNLSSFSFGKIADGVEIKAKSVQGGNYSVRIHQFYQTGGVEP; the protein is encoded by the coding sequence ATGATCTATTACAGAAGCAATATGAAAAATGTGCTCCCGCAGAGTGAGAAAGGCTTCACCATGGTTGAAATGCTTTTATCTGTACTGCTATTTTTGCTGATCGTCTCAATGCTGCCGTTAGGTATGAAAATTATCCTTGATAATCGTGTAGCTGATACTGCAGTAAGGAAGATGGAGTGGGAGGTCTTCAGCAGCCAGGTGAAAAAGGAAATCCGGTCAGCACAGCAGCTTACAGTCCAGTCTGATAAGCTTTTGATGAAGGTTGATGGGCAATTCATTCTTTATGAAAAATATGCTTCCAGTATGAGGAGGAGAGTGAATTATCAGGGGCATGAAATTTTGGTCCAAAATCTATCCAGCTTCAGCTTTGGCAAAATAGCTGATGGTGTCGAGATAAAGGCAAAGAGTGTACAAGGAGGGAATTATTCTGTTAGGATACACCAATTTTATCAAACGGGGGGTGTGGAGCCATAA
- the comGG gene encoding competence type IV pilus minor pilin ComGG, whose product MIFLLLISFYLLILTENYLAGKRFANETETIRLQEYYMMCSVKQAATMLKEGNLPASGILTYELGNVAYQRQPLSVSLDEVTFNLNLDSGEKALGIGQYDKVTGAMVRWREKN is encoded by the coding sequence ATGATCTTTTTGCTACTGATTTCCTTTTATTTACTGATACTGACCGAGAATTATCTAGCAGGGAAAAGATTCGCGAATGAAACAGAGACAATACGATTACAGGAGTACTATATGATGTGTTCGGTAAAACAGGCTGCGACCATGCTGAAGGAGGGCAATTTACCGGCTTCAGGCATATTGACCTATGAGTTAGGGAATGTTGCCTATCAGAGACAACCTCTGTCAGTAAGTTTGGATGAAGTGACATTCAACCTTAACCTTGACAGTGGGGAAAAGGCTCTTGGCATTGGCCAATATGACAAGGTGACTGGTGCGATGGTAAGATGGAGAGAAAAGAATTGA
- a CDS encoding YqzE family protein, which produces MKTNDYVKYLTQTVVKYIDQPKEERRKMKQAKKEAEATFLFRWFGILPFMLMSSIKKKKKR; this is translated from the coding sequence ATGAAAACAAATGATTATGTTAAATACCTTACCCAGACTGTTGTAAAATATATTGACCAGCCGAAAGAAGAACGCCGGAAGATGAAGCAGGCGAAAAAAGAAGCAGAAGCTACCTTTTTGTTCAGGTGGTTTGGTATCCTGCCGTTCATGTTAATGTCGAGCATAAAAAAGAAAAAGAAGAGATAA
- the comGA gene encoding competence type IV pilus ATPase ComGA: protein MYDEIFLYIRKRWCILIVKSIEQLADNVLKDAFRSGASDIHIIPREKDTLIKFRLGNQLLPRYTLDQADCERLISHFKFTASMDIGEKRRPQSGAFTYQYQEMKIGLRISTLPAYQSESMVIRLLPEQNQTPSYQISLFPSTSKKLISLLKHAHGLIIFTGPTGSGKTTTLYSMLSETSDLVNRNVITLEDPIEKPSDTVLQVQVNERAGISYSAGLKAILRHDPDIIMVGEIRDKETAETAIRAALTGHLVLTTMHTRDARGAIYRLIEFGINWLEIEQTLIAVTAQRLVELTCPYCEGTCSPFCYSSGSGKRGNVFEILTGKDLSAVLKEARGELQSYHYKTLKDAIRKGIALGFIKESEYQRWVLNDGE from the coding sequence GTGTATGACGAAATCTTTCTCTATATCCGAAAAAGGTGGTGCATCCTTATTGTTAAATCAATCGAACAGCTAGCGGATAATGTTTTGAAAGATGCTTTTAGAAGTGGCGCGTCGGACATTCATATTATCCCCCGTGAAAAAGACACACTGATTAAATTCAGGCTCGGTAATCAGCTGCTTCCCCGGTACACGCTTGACCAGGCTGATTGTGAACGGCTCATATCCCACTTCAAATTTACAGCATCAATGGATATTGGTGAAAAAAGACGGCCTCAAAGTGGTGCGTTTACTTATCAATATCAAGAAATGAAGATTGGCTTAAGGATCTCTACGCTTCCAGCCTACCAGAGTGAAAGCATGGTCATCCGTCTCCTTCCCGAACAAAACCAAACTCCTTCATACCAAATTTCATTATTCCCATCCACATCAAAAAAACTGATTTCCCTACTTAAACACGCACATGGTTTGATTATTTTTACTGGCCCGACAGGCAGTGGCAAGACGACAACTTTATATTCGATGCTTTCTGAAACCTCGGATTTGGTGAATCGTAATGTCATTACGCTAGAAGATCCAATCGAAAAGCCGAGTGACACAGTGCTGCAGGTCCAGGTCAATGAACGCGCCGGAATATCATATTCTGCCGGACTGAAAGCAATCCTCCGGCATGACCCGGATATTATAATGGTTGGGGAAATTCGGGATAAAGAGACTGCTGAAACGGCGATAAGAGCAGCGCTCACAGGACATCTTGTCCTGACAACGATGCATACAAGGGATGCCAGAGGAGCGATTTACAGGCTGATTGAATTCGGGATTAATTGGCTTGAGATTGAACAAACATTGATCGCAGTTACGGCACAGAGACTCGTTGAGCTGACTTGCCCTTACTGCGAAGGTACATGTTCGCCATTTTGCTATTCATCAGGCAGCGGCAAAAGAGGAAATGTTTTTGAAATCCTTACCGGGAAGGATTTATCTGCAGTACTGAAGGAAGCAAGAGGGGAACTCCAGAGCTATCATTATAAAACTCTCAAAGATGCAATCCGTAAAGGCATCGCGCTGGGGTTCATCAAGGAATCAGAATACCAGAGGTGGGTTCTCAATGATGGAGAGTAA
- a CDS encoding DUF2626 domain-containing protein — translation MDRMYRVLGFWTGIFAVMFFLGHMYTTSLIFFGQTGFFLLLSYLKLSERMYIYVFGAYLTVFFAGFTYWSTFMMPLGGAGH, via the coding sequence TTGGATCGTATGTACAGAGTTTTAGGATTCTGGACGGGAATCTTTGCTGTGATGTTTTTCTTGGGTCACATGTATACGACGTCCTTGATTTTCTTTGGTCAAACTGGATTTTTCTTGCTTTTAAGTTACTTGAAACTGTCTGAGCGTATGTACATCTACGTTTTCGGCGCATACTTAACGGTTTTCTTTGCTGGATTTACTTACTGGTCAACATTTATGATGCCTTTAGGTGGAGCTGGACATTGA
- a CDS encoding MBL fold metallo-hydrolase: MKWKQIPLGPLQTNCYIVYDENKSCLIVDPGDNPKKLATVLEQLELHPEAIVLTHAHFDHIGAVDRIRDKYGIKVYIHEKEKDWLSDPALNGSKHFMLNEPIKARPADHLIKDEGAMTIGSFKLEVFETPGHSPGSISIYFQDAEFVLAGDALFNGSIGRTDLPGGNHNQLIRSIHEKLLVLPEQTEVLPGHGPTTSIGIEMDSNPFLNGF; this comes from the coding sequence ATGAAATGGAAACAGATTCCCCTAGGTCCTTTACAAACGAATTGCTATATCGTCTATGATGAAAACAAATCATGCTTGATTGTCGATCCTGGTGACAATCCGAAAAAGCTTGCAACCGTGCTAGAACAACTGGAATTGCATCCTGAAGCAATTGTGCTCACGCATGCTCATTTCGATCATATCGGGGCAGTGGATAGAATAAGAGATAAGTACGGAATCAAGGTATATATTCATGAGAAAGAAAAGGATTGGCTATCAGATCCTGCTTTGAATGGTTCAAAGCATTTTATGCTTAATGAGCCAATCAAAGCACGTCCTGCTGACCATTTGATTAAAGATGAAGGTGCCATGACAATTGGCAGCTTTAAATTAGAAGTGTTTGAAACCCCTGGACATTCTCCAGGAAGTATATCGATTTATTTTCAAGATGCAGAGTTTGTCCTCGCAGGAGATGCTCTGTTTAACGGCAGCATCGGAAGGACGGACTTGCCGGGTGGCAACCATAATCAATTAATCAGAAGCATCCATGAAAAGCTGCTCGTATTGCCGGAGCAAACAGAGGTGCTTCCTGGCCATGGACCGACAACCTCCATTGGTATAGAGATGGATTCGAATCCTTTTTTAAACGGATTTTAA
- a CDS encoding helix-turn-helix transcriptional regulator — MEQTLKITSVLSDPTRYYIYQYITKRHKDVTVQEIADNFDIHPNVARLHLSKLEDVNMLISETKKTGKGGRPSRLYRLSDEVIQLHFPFRDYQLLSKILMTTMMSLGEAGKKALYMTGKRFGEELIEQEVTRHPHMSAEMTFEHKLNSIKNAATLAGFYPEFETNSEKTKIYFQIFNCPFKEVAMEHTETVCNMHYEFLRGMFESLFGDIELIEKENMFTGCDSCSYQAVIAQ; from the coding sequence ATGGAGCAAACATTAAAGATTACAAGTGTTTTGTCTGACCCAACGCGTTATTATATTTATCAATACATTACAAAAAGACATAAGGACGTCACTGTCCAGGAAATCGCCGACAATTTTGATATCCATCCAAATGTGGCAAGGCTGCATTTATCGAAACTTGAAGATGTGAACATGCTGATTTCAGAAACGAAAAAGACTGGAAAAGGAGGACGTCCAAGCAGACTATACCGACTGTCCGATGAAGTGATCCAGCTTCACTTCCCATTCCGGGATTACCAGCTATTGTCGAAGATCCTAATGACAACAATGATGTCGCTTGGAGAAGCAGGAAAAAAAGCATTGTATATGACAGGAAAACGTTTCGGGGAAGAACTGATTGAACAAGAAGTCACCCGACACCCACATATGTCAGCTGAAATGACGTTTGAGCATAAACTGAACTCAATCAAGAATGCTGCGACCCTAGCTGGTTTTTATCCTGAATTCGAAACTAACAGCGAAAAGACTAAGATTTACTTCCAGATATTCAACTGTCCTTTCAAGGAAGTCGCAATGGAACATACAGAAACAGTGTGCAATATGCACTATGAATTTTTGCGTGGAATGTTCGAATCCCTGTTTGGTGATATCGAGCTGATCGAAAAAGAGAACATGTTCACAGGCTGTGACTCTTGTTCCTATCAAGCTGTTATTGCACAATAA
- the comGC gene encoding competence type IV pilus major pilin ComGC, whose product MKNQKGFTLIEMMIVLFVISVLLIITVPNISSHSSNINKKGCEAYMKMVEAQVQAYKIDKNGTPTIAQLQSGGYLKGEAAACPDGTAIEITAEGIVQKSSTTPGS is encoded by the coding sequence ATGAAAAATCAAAAGGGCTTTACTTTAATTGAAATGATGATTGTTTTATTCGTAATTTCCGTACTTCTTATCATTACAGTCCCCAATATATCTTCACATAGTTCTAATATCAATAAGAAGGGCTGCGAGGCTTATATGAAAATGGTCGAAGCCCAGGTACAGGCGTACAAAATTGATAAAAATGGGACTCCTACGATTGCGCAGCTTCAGAGTGGGGGTTACTTAAAAGGTGAAGCAGCCGCTTGTCCTGACGGAACTGCAATTGAGATTACTGCAGAAGGGATTGTTCAGAAATCTTCAACTACACCTGGCTCATGA
- a CDS encoding SAM-dependent methyltransferase gives MKEIIRQIIDASPEKMISYAEYMEQALYHPEEGYYIKERQKIGKEGDFYTSSNVSDVYGKLIGKWFAKHSRKLGLPPSVCEVGAGNGRFARAFIQGWNELNDERLTYSIIEASPYHRKLQEAELKGLEEVKILYASTFADTGMKQGLIFSNELFDAFPVHVVEKSEGIVREVFVGLDYGCLKEIMVPVKDERIISFFKGPRT, from the coding sequence ATGAAAGAAATTATTAGACAGATTATTGACGCTTCTCCGGAGAAAATGATTTCATATGCTGAGTATATGGAACAGGCACTCTATCACCCGGAGGAAGGTTATTACATAAAGGAACGCCAAAAAATCGGCAAAGAAGGAGACTTTTATACTTCCAGCAATGTTTCCGATGTATACGGCAAATTGATAGGGAAATGGTTTGCGAAACATTCAAGAAAACTGGGTCTGCCGCCATCTGTTTGTGAAGTAGGAGCAGGGAATGGCCGGTTTGCACGGGCATTTATTCAGGGTTGGAATGAATTGAATGATGAGAGGCTGACCTACTCTATCATTGAAGCCAGCCCTTATCATCGTAAGCTTCAAGAAGCGGAGTTGAAAGGGCTAGAAGAAGTGAAGATCCTTTACGCTAGTACTTTTGCAGATACGGGCATGAAACAAGGACTGATTTTTTCGAATGAATTATTTGATGCTTTCCCAGTCCATGTCGTCGAAAAAAGTGAGGGTATCGTGAGAGAAGTTTTCGTGGGCCTTGATTATGGATGTTTAAAAGAAATCATGGTTCCGGTAAAGGATGAACGGATTATCTCTTTTTTTAAAGGACCAAGAACTTGA
- a CDS encoding SAM-dependent methyltransferase, with the protein MHHDVLQHPGEMDITSHVHFDVLKLIGEKYSLNFMQKMRQDEFLLAAGILEELADHNDPNPFSAESKRNRAIRSLILPGGISQSFDVVVQTKGLDHTSGKLF; encoded by the coding sequence ATGCATCATGATGTTTTGCAGCATCCGGGAGAGATGGATATTACTAGTCATGTGCATTTTGATGTACTCAAATTAATTGGGGAGAAATACAGCCTGAACTTTATGCAAAAAATGAGACAGGATGAGTTCCTTCTAGCTGCAGGCATTTTAGAAGAGCTTGCTGACCACAATGACCCTAATCCGTTTTCTGCTGAAAGTAAGCGAAATCGCGCTATACGAAGTCTGATCTTGCCAGGGGGCATCAGCCAGTCCTTTGATGTCGTTGTTCAAACGAAGGGGCTGGATCATACAAGTGGGAAATTATTTTAA
- a CDS encoding DUF2759 domain-containing protein, protein MGFAILCALITLLAGYATFSALKNKNILGIVFGGGTFLVIGWFTVMTVLNSGFPVAH, encoded by the coding sequence ATGGGTTTTGCTATTCTTTGCGCATTAATTACACTGCTTGCCGGCTATGCAACATTCTCGGCACTTAAAAACAAAAACATTCTTGGTATCGTGTTTGGTGGAGGAACATTCCTGGTTATTGGCTGGTTCACAGTCATGACAGTCCTTAACTCCGGATTCCCAGTAGCGCATTAA
- the comGB gene encoding competence type IV pilus assembly protein ComGB produces the protein MMESKWTVAEQARFLKRSGELLSRGYSLAEAMESMTFYLEKNRKEEVKRSLEKLREGFPLYLILAELKFKKDLVSYVYFAEQHGGLDRTLSEGSDMVLKREADYQRLKRLGAYPIFLVLLTFILFFFVNRVLLPKFNSLFTDMNLAPNIFMETIAAAANILPFMLYFLLSLTTFLVLYYLISFKNLHPLKQKLMLVKLPFAGKFIRLFYSHYFSVQLSYLFSGGLSVLAALKVFEQNLHEPFSRELGKDLISKLAAGQDFDRAVGEYQFFEAELSRIIRHGQKNGKLDQELYFYSRHCLKELEEKTEKVLKTVQPILYSFIGLIVVSLYLAILLPMFQMMKGI, from the coding sequence ATGATGGAGAGTAAGTGGACTGTCGCTGAACAGGCCCGGTTCCTCAAAAGGAGTGGGGAACTGCTGTCACGGGGTTATTCTTTGGCGGAAGCGATGGAATCCATGACTTTTTACTTGGAGAAAAATAGGAAAGAGGAGGTTAAAAGAAGCCTTGAAAAGCTGCGTGAGGGCTTTCCCTTATATTTGATTCTTGCAGAATTGAAATTTAAAAAAGACCTGGTCAGCTATGTTTACTTTGCCGAGCAGCATGGCGGACTGGACCGTACCTTATCAGAGGGCAGCGACATGGTCCTTAAGCGGGAAGCAGATTACCAGAGATTAAAAAGGCTTGGCGCATATCCAATATTTCTAGTATTGCTTACGTTTATATTGTTTTTTTTCGTCAACAGGGTTTTGCTGCCGAAATTCAATTCACTTTTCACAGACATGAATCTTGCCCCCAATATTTTTATGGAAACCATCGCAGCGGCAGCTAATATTCTTCCTTTCATGCTCTATTTTCTTCTTAGTCTCACTACATTTCTTGTCTTATACTACCTCATTAGCTTTAAGAACCTTCACCCACTAAAACAAAAATTGATGCTTGTGAAGCTGCCGTTTGCTGGCAAATTTATCAGGCTTTTTTACTCACACTATTTCTCGGTTCAGCTAAGCTATTTGTTTTCTGGCGGCCTTTCAGTGCTTGCTGCATTGAAGGTGTTCGAGCAAAATCTCCATGAACCTTTTTCAAGGGAATTAGGCAAGGATTTGATTTCGAAGTTGGCTGCCGGGCAAGATTTTGACAGAGCAGTGGGAGAGTACCAGTTTTTTGAAGCTGAGCTTTCGAGGATCATCAGGCATGGACAAAAAAATGGCAAGCTTGACCAGGAGCTTTATTTTTACAGCAGGCATTGCCTGAAAGAACTCGAAGAAAAAACGGAAAAGGTGCTGAAAACAGTGCAGCCCATTTTATACAGCTTCATTGGCCTGATTGTCGTTTCACTGTATCTAGCCATCTTGTTGCCGATGTTCCAAATGATGAAAGGGATTTAA
- a CDS encoding shikimate kinase, whose amino-acid sequence MKAVYLIGFMGSGKTTVSHELAKKLKVALFDTDQEIVKLAGKTINEIFAIDGEEYFREMESKVLHAMPLVDAVVSTGGGIIGCERNRLFLKEKMNVAFLNANFNTIMERLKDDDTRPLLSHDNLNAAEKLYKLRLPLYRESANIEVDASGKSVSMIADEIIQRMKK is encoded by the coding sequence ATGAAAGCTGTATATTTAATTGGGTTCATGGGATCTGGCAAGACGACGGTATCACATGAATTGGCCAAAAAGCTGAAAGTGGCTTTATTTGACACAGACCAGGAGATTGTCAAATTGGCCGGAAAGACAATAAATGAAATTTTTGCAATTGATGGTGAAGAGTATTTTCGTGAAATGGAGTCTAAGGTTTTACATGCTATGCCTCTAGTTGATGCCGTTGTCTCCACAGGAGGAGGAATTATTGGCTGCGAAAGGAACAGGTTGTTCTTAAAAGAAAAAATGAATGTAGCCTTCTTGAATGCGAATTTCAATACCATCATGGAGAGACTGAAAGATGATGATACCAGGCCGTTATTAAGTCATGACAATCTGAATGCTGCTGAAAAACTGTACAAACTCAGACTCCCACTATATCGAGAGTCAGCAAATATTGAGGTCGATGCCTCTGGTAAATCAGTTTCAATGATCGCCGATGAAATCATCCAGCGTATGAAAAAGTAA
- a CDS encoding Spx/MgsR family RNA polymerase-binding regulatory protein produces the protein MEELTFYSYPSCTSCRKTKKWLVSNSVKFNERHMFRDTPTKKELLQILSLTTEGFDELLATRGETYKNLGVDMEDLPLSEVIRLVIKEPKLLRRPILTDGKKLIVGFNPDALKKIGK, from the coding sequence ATGGAAGAGCTGACGTTTTATTCATATCCAAGCTGTACTTCATGCCGTAAAACAAAAAAATGGCTGGTTTCAAACAGCGTAAAATTCAATGAACGCCATATGTTCAGAGATACTCCAACAAAAAAAGAACTTCTGCAGATTTTATCGCTCACGACTGAAGGCTTTGATGAACTGCTTGCAACAAGGGGAGAAACTTACAAAAATTTGGGAGTGGATATGGAAGACCTGCCGCTTTCAGAAGTAATCAGACTCGTCATAAAGGAACCGAAGCTGCTTAGACGGCCGATTTTGACTGATGGCAAAAAGTTGATTGTTGGATTTAACCCTGATGCCTTGAAAAAAATCGGGAAATAA
- a CDS encoding MTH1187 family thiamine-binding protein yields the protein MAIVDVTVIPIGTQTPSVSSYVADIQRILKQYEDQGKIQYQLTPMNTLIEGELPVLFEVIQAIHEAPFNAGIQRVATNIRIDDRRDVKRKMQDKVNRVNELLQK from the coding sequence ATGGCAATTGTTGATGTAACAGTGATCCCAATCGGAACACAGACACCAAGTGTCAGTTCCTATGTAGCAGATATCCAAAGAATTCTTAAGCAGTATGAAGATCAGGGCAAAATCCAATATCAACTTACACCGATGAATACCTTGATAGAGGGTGAACTTCCCGTTTTGTTTGAGGTAATCCAGGCAATTCACGAAGCACCTTTCAATGCTGGCATCCAGCGAGTAGCCACAAATATCCGGATTGATGACAGACGTGATGTGAAAAGAAAGATGCAGGATAAGGTTAACAGAGTAAATGAATTGCTGCAGAAATAG